The nucleotide window AAAATGGAAACTCCTTACTTTTCTTCTCCAAACCTTCTCTTTTGATTCTAATCTTATCACTTCTAAATATAATCTATGATGGATTCTCTGCCTTGTATGCAACTAGATGAACTGTTTATCTCTACTGTCCGCTCCACCTTATTTGATCCAACTATAAAcagataataaattaattatataaactaAGATCTAAGCATAAtaaacttattaaataaaaataaaaacatcattaactataataataataataactatccgcaaacttttttttcattttttatgtttaataaaTACGTAGGACTAAAAATAACCATTCATTTAAAGAAAAAgatcatattattttaattttcctCTGAATTCATTATTTTTTAAGACATAGAATACTCGGCGAAGCGTTTGAGACAGTAGTCAAATAATTGATTTGAATAATTAGGTGGAAATACTCGGCGAATCGTATAAGAGACTCCAAGGTGTACGCTAACTAAAATGTCCACGTGATTTAATTTATTTACCATTAATACCGACAAAACCTTATCATCTGCTGTCGTGTACGTAGCAGCAGAAGCAGCAACATTACTATTGTAATAAATATCAGTCTGTGCCGTGGAGAAAAGTGAGAAACAACTTTTTGCTGaacaagaaaaagaaagttgACGTAAAAATGGACAAGGCACTGTTACAGGGAGATGATCGGAAAACATGGGGGACGACGGTGTTCGTGAAGGAGCTGAAGAAGGTTAGTTACATGGCGGCACCGATGGTGGCTGTATCGGTATCACAGTATCTATTACAGGTGATATCGTTGATGATAGTTGGTCATGTTGGTGAGCTTGCTCTTTCTGGGGTTGCTATTGCCACTTCTTTTACCAATGTCACTGGCTTCAGTTTACTTGTAATAATCCTtcttcttttctccttttcttgCTTTTCTTGCTTCAGTTTTAAATATAGTTTACTTGTAATAAACTGTTTTTAAACCCTAAACTAAACGAAGGATTTGagacaaaataagaaaatttatatTGAAAGGCTGATGTAAAGTTAAAAGagcttgaattaaattataaattttatgaagGATCAAATATGTAATTTATCAGTCTCGTTTGGCTTGGGGAAAGTACTACACTGACAAAGTAGTAAATATCTTacgttaaaatataataaattttctgAATGAGGAAATGAGTTGGGAATATGATAGATTTAGTTTGGActggatttagttacgatattAAACTATTTAAGTTTAGGGTTAACATGaaatatttgtaaaaaaaattaattattatattatagataACGAGTTATGTATATCTTATTTTAATATACATAAAttgatatttgatatttattgTATTATCTTTTATgtgttgaaataaatgaaatttttaattgaagaattaaattattatgtataaaaattaatttatctattttcttaaaaaataaatataatttatttttaataattaacctCGATGTTATTTTTACCATTAAAAAGGTAAAGTTAAAGGTTTAGTTAAAAAATCTCTTCAAGTATTAGAAAAGATGCTTTCTTCGTAAATTGAGCTCTAAATTTTCATATTGGCCTTTAAAGGTTTTccttttttctgaaattttatttaGATTATTATTTCTATCTTATTTTACTCAAAAGTTATATGTCTAAAAGAATGGGTGATGTGTCACATTTTCATGGACTACTATTATCTTTTAGTAAAATGgaacaaaattaataatttaaatgtaattttgataaaaaattttaaGGACCTATTTAAAAAGTGCTATAGTTTATGGGCTAGTTTATGAATAAAGCCTAAAAAAAGACATATAATAGCATTTTAATTCTACAAGTTACAATAAAATAGGTCAGGCCAAAGTGACTTAGTTTAGCTTAGTTCAAGTTTTCAAATCACTAGCACGggattattttttttttactttgatgATTGGATCCAATTGAATCTGGTTTTTATTTGAGTGAATTAGATAAAATATTTTCAATTCTGTTCATAAATTTCAAGGTCTCAATGTAAATCGATGGCTAACACTATATAATTTTCATTGGAAACAGTTTGGAATGGCTGGTGCATTGGAAACACTAGGTGGTCAGGCTTATGGAGCCGAACAATATCAAAAACTTGGAACCTACACTTACTGTTCAATCTTATCTCTCATTACAATTTGCCTCCCAGTTTCCCTCTTTTGGATTTTTATGGACGAATTCTTAATATTTATGGGTCAAGACCCTCAAATTTCACATGTAGCCAGCATTTACTCCATTTGGCTCATCCCTGCATTATTTGCCGATGCTATTCTTCAATCACTGGTTCGTTATTTCCAGTCCCAGAGCCAAATTCTCCCATTGTTTTTAAGTTCATGTGCCACCATATGCTTCCATGTACCACTTTGCTGGGTTCTAGTACATAAAACCAATCTGGGTTACGTAGGTGCTGCATTAGCAATCACACTTGCCTTGTGGTTTAATGTCATTGTGCTCGGGTTTTACATGAGATGGTCCGCTAGTTGTGAGTCGACTCGGACTGTTATTGTGGGGGATGTTTTCGCGAGTATCAAAGAGTTCTTAAGCTTTGCACTCCCTTCTGCTGTAATGTGTTGGTATGTATATTTCagctttctttctttgtttactAATCAATTTTTGAACGTACATATATGTTCATTTTTATTACCATGATGATCAGTCTTGAATGGTGGTCATTCGAGCTTCTCGTACTTCTATCCGGCCTTTTACCGGATTCGGAACTCGAAACATCGGTTCTTTCTATATGGTATGTAACCAAATTTATTCGAAACTTCGGTTTTTTCATTTTTTCAATAAGAATTTTACTGATTTCTTCTCATTATGTGCCGAGTAAAGCCTTTCAACAACATCATTACACTACTTCGTACCGTATGGAGTAGGTGCTGCTGCAAGGTTAGACCAATATCTATTATATCCGGTAAAAGTAACATGGAAGATTTAATACTaggagtcaaattgcattttgtcacctctactaaaaaaatgaacaaattaatatctgtacattaaatcaaaaaacaaattggtcatttctattaaaaattttatctttttGTACTGTTAAAATTTGACATGactgatagaataattatatagTGATATGTGGTGTGCCACGTGTACTTTATGCTTATGTACAATGGtcagtttttaacaatagaaatggatTTAATTTTTAAGCAAAAGGctaatttgctctttgatttaagtacaatgattaatttatccattttttgaATGAACGGGGCAAAATACATTCCGACACCTAGTATATGAACTTCCATGGTATTTCTACCATTATATTGTGTATGCCATTGACAAAAGCTTAATTGCACCTGCATTGAGACTTACATGTGCCACTATGCCACTCCTTTTGTTTTGCAGTACTCGAGTTTCGAATGAACTAGGAGCAGGGAACCCACATTCGGCTCGAGTAGCAGTCAATGTCGTGATGATACTCGGAATTTTTGAAGCAATGATTGTTAGCATAACCCTCTTCAGCTGCCGTTATGCTTTCGGATATCTATACAGCAACGAACAGGAAGTTGTCGACTACGTTGGAGAAATGATTCCTTTAATTTCACTATCCGTCATCGTTGACAGTTTACTAGCAGTTATTTCCGGTCAGTCTCTATACATTGTTCCTCATTCATGTGATATTCAGACAAATCAAGCTGTATAACTTGAGTTTTCTTGCACGTTTCAGGTGTCGCGAGAGGAACCGGGTGGCAACACATCGGAGCATACGTGAACCTTGGGGCATACTACCTTGTTGGAATCCCAGTTGCTGCTCTGCTATGCTTTAGCCTACATCTTAGAGGAAAGGGACTTTGGATTGGAATATTGACCGGTTCTTCTTTACAATTGGTTCTTCTAGCTTTAGTTACTGGTTTCACAAATTGGCAAAaacaggtatatatatatatatatatatatatatagtatcaTCAAAATTTTGGG belongs to Gossypium arboreum isolate Shixiya-1 chromosome 7, ASM2569848v2, whole genome shotgun sequence and includes:
- the LOC108470128 gene encoding protein DETOXIFICATION 8-like, which translates into the protein MDKALLQGDDRKTWGTTVFVKELKKVSYMAAPMVAVSVSQYLLQVISLMIVGHVGELALSGVAIATSFTNVTGFSLLFGMAGALETLGGQAYGAEQYQKLGTYTYCSILSLITICLPVSLFWIFMDEFLIFMGQDPQISHVASIYSIWLIPALFADAILQSLVRYFQSQSQILPLFLSSCATICFHVPLCWVLVHKTNLGYVGAALAITLALWFNVIVLGFYMRWSASCESTRTVIVGDVFASIKEFLSFALPSAVMCCLEWWSFELLVLLSGLLPDSELETSVLSICLSTTSLHYFVPYGVGAAASTRVSNELGAGNPHSARVAVNVVMILGIFEAMIVSITLFSCRYAFGYLYSNEQEVVDYVGEMIPLISLSVIVDSLLAVISGVARGTGWQHIGAYVNLGAYYLVGIPVAALLCFSLHLRGKGLWIGILTGSSLQLVLLALVTGFTNWQKQATKAQERIFEEKFSNGLLA